The following proteins are encoded in a genomic region of Streptomyces collinus Tu 365:
- a CDS encoding YceI family protein, which yields MNLFGRNSHPRRPEPSVSSVATAAPASRGTAVLPDPGLASLTGEWMIDPAHSRIGFSVRHAMVTTVRGAFTEYESRLFFDGSDPARSRADLVLYTASVDTGVEQRDAHLVGRQFLDAAAYPRMTFTSSAVHLAGPDVYRMTGDLTIRETSRPVVLELTYIGHVTDPFGYERVGFDGTTTINRSDWGLTYDARLAQGGAMVSDKVRLQFDIAAIRSSGTP from the coding sequence ATGAACCTTTTCGGCCGCAACTCTCACCCCCGGCGCCCGGAGCCGTCCGTGTCATCGGTGGCGACCGCCGCCCCGGCCTCCCGTGGCACCGCCGTGCTGCCCGATCCCGGCCTCGCCTCCCTCACCGGCGAGTGGATGATCGACCCGGCGCACAGCAGGATCGGGTTCTCCGTGCGGCACGCGATGGTGACGACGGTGCGGGGTGCCTTCACCGAGTACGAGAGCCGTCTCTTCTTCGACGGCAGCGATCCGGCCCGGTCCCGGGCCGACCTCGTGCTGTACACCGCCAGCGTCGACACCGGTGTCGAGCAGCGCGACGCGCATCTGGTCGGCCGCCAGTTCCTCGACGCCGCCGCGTATCCCCGGATGACGTTCACCAGCTCCGCCGTGCACCTCGCCGGTCCCGACGTGTACCGCATGACCGGTGACCTCACCATCAGGGAGACCAGCCGCCCCGTCGTCCTCGAACTGACGTACATCGGCCATGTGACCGACCCCTTCGGCTACGAGCGCGTCGGATTCGACGGCACAACGACCATCAACCGCTCCGACTGGGGCCTGACCTACGACGCCCGGCTGGCCCAGGGCGGGGCCATGGTCAGCGACAAGGTGCGCCTCCAGTTCGACATCGCCGCCATCCGCAGCTCGGGCACCCCCTGA